The following coding sequences lie in one Arachis hypogaea cultivar Tifrunner chromosome 9, arahy.Tifrunner.gnm2.J5K5, whole genome shotgun sequence genomic window:
- the LOC112712246 gene encoding F-box/kelch-repeat protein At3g23880 has protein sequence MRTGPIPDDVDDDDDVPRKGKVVTTTGGWPEPPPILLDELIAEVLLRIPARYLVRLRNSVCSSWRTLISSSQFAKDHLRRSMAVDPALTHPLMAYYSRAYIYPTVGVFSVRSVMENPPHEPTKVVPYEGRRYRLIIGSCNGLLCLHDEEREDDLTHRAMLWNPCTGFTSQPLEIGGLFSICGFGYDHVNDKYKLFAVVDKKSGESVTRMFTFGPKTTWRTIQDFPHNLCDDDSRGHMVHVEGLFVSGTGTLNWLLHGYLSFVWVISLDLVRETYCQFSLPSKDSDDDHEVEPELGILRDCLAVCYETKKTHWTVWLMKDYGVPQSWTKLAIIPHHPLLVRRPRGKALWPIYMLGNVLLALAPSGKFCLCNLNDGSIDFPNIDSSGDGMPRHRPLTQHSCLRGFHLYHESIVSPFHFGLPSCSSEMRLINQSL, from the coding sequence ATGAGGACGGGTCCCATTCctgatgatgttgatgatgatgatgatgttccGAGGAAGGGGAAGGTTGTCACAACCACCGGGGGATGGCCGGAACCACCGCCTATCCTTCTGGACGAGCTCATAGCGGAAGTCCTGCTGAGGATACCGGCGAGGTATCTCGTTCGATTGAGGAACAGCGTCTGCAGTTCATGGAGAACCCTAATTTCCAGTTCCCAATTTGCCAAGGACCACCTTCGGCGTTCAATGGCGGTGGATCCAGCCTTGACCCACCCACTTATGGCCTATTATAGCCGAGCCTACATATACCCCACAGTCGGAGTGTTCTCCGTACGATCTGTGATGGAGAACCCTCCCCATGAACCCACTAAAGTAGTTCCCTATGAGGGACGACGCTACCGCCTCATCATTGGCTCTTGCAATGGATTGCTGTGCTTGCACGATGAAGAGCGTGAAGATGACTTAACCCATCGTGCCATGCTGTGGAACCCCTGCACCGGATTCACTTCTCAGCCGCTTGAAATTGGAGGTCTCTTCTCCATTTGCGGATTCGGTTATGATCATGTGAATGACAAGTATAAGCTTTTCGCGGTTGTGGATAAGAAATCAGGCGAATCCGTCACCAGAATGTTTACATTCGGTCCAAAAACTACCTGGAGAACAATCCAGGATTTCCCCCATAATCTTTGTGACGATGATTCCAGGGGTCATATGGTGCATGTTGAAGGGCTTTTTGTTAGTGGCACTGGCACTCTTAATTGGCTTCTTCACGGCTATCTTAGTTTTGTGTGGGTTATTTCCCTTGACTTGGTGAGAGAGACTTATTGTCAGTTTTCCCTTCCCAGCAAGGATTCAGATGATGATCACGAGGTGGAACCCGAATTGGGTATCTTGAGGGATTGTCTTGCTGTTTGTTATGAGACTAAGAAAACTCATTGGACTGTCTGGTTGATGAAGGACTATGGAGTTCCTCAATCTTGGACTAAATTGGCCATAATCCCCCACCACCCGCTACTAGTTCGTCGTCCTAGAGGCAAAGCATTATGGCCTATATACATGTTGGGAAATGTTCTTCTTGCTTTGGCTCCGAGTGGCAAGTTTTGTTTATGTAACTTAAATGATGGCAGCATAGATTTTCCTAATATTGACAGCTCCGGTGATGGCATGCCCAGACATCGGCCTTTAACTCAGCACTCATGTCTAAGGGGCTTTCACCTCTATCATGAAAGCATAGTTTCACCGTTCCACTTTGGTCTTCCAAGTTGCTCATCTGAAATGCGCTTAATTAACCAAAGCCTATAA